Part of the Scyliorhinus torazame isolate Kashiwa2021f chromosome 20, sScyTor2.1, whole genome shotgun sequence genome, cccctccccaacaccccccctccccctccccaacaccacccccctccccctccccaacaccacccccctccccctcccaacaccacccccctccccctccccaacaccacccccctccccctccccaacaccacccccctccccctccccaacaccacccccccctccccctccccaacaccaccccccctccccctccccaacaccaccccccctccccctccccaacacccacccccctccccctccccaacaccacccccctcccctccccaacaccacccccctccccctccccaacaccaccccccctccccctccccaacaccacccccctccccaacaccaccccccctccccctccccaacaccaccccccctccccctccccaacaccacccccctccccctccccaacaccaccacctccccctccccaacaccaccccccctccccctccccaacaccaccccccctccccctccccaacaccaccccccctccccctcccaacaccaccccccctccccctcccaacaccaccccccctccccctcccaacaccaccccccctccccctccccaacaccaccccccctccccctccccaacaccaccccctccccctccccaacaccacccccctccccctccccaacaccaccccccctccccctccccaacaccaccccccctccccctccccaacaccacccccccctccccctccccaacaccaccccccctccccctccccaacaccaccccccccctccccctcccaacaccaccccccctccccctccccaacaccaccccccctccccctcccaacaccaccccccctccccctccccaacaccacccccccctccccctccccaacaccacccccccctccccctccccaacaccaccccccctccccctccccaacaccacccccccctccccctccccaacaccaaccCTCCTCTAAGTCCAACAGTGGCCGCCGCTCTCCTCGAAGTCCGCCATGGACCATTTGCTTTTCAAAGCGAAGCAGTGGAGCTCTCCCGGAATCCCGGCGTTGCTTCCCTTTGGATTCAACTAAGGCCCTTTTTTTCTTTGGAAACAAAAAGCTTTTGGgtcctgggatctttctgtgcgcaGTGTGGCAGCTGTTCTTATTCCCCACAGTGATTCTCTTCAAAGGGTCCTTAACTGGGCAATGAGGGGCTTTGCAGATGCTTGGCGGGCGGGGGGAAGAGCTGTGATTGTTGCCGACCAGATCAGCATTGACTGCCTCGCACTGTCCCTGGGATGTACTCTGGTTGCGaatggcgctatagaaatgcatggTCCGCTGTGTAATCGAGCTGCTCCGTAAGGTGGGTTTGTGGGGATATTTAGCTCGGGTGTTCTGTGACTGTGGGGGTTGACCTCAATGTGACTCCAGCTCGGTATCTGGGAATAGCATCTGGTTCCCAGCGAGCCTGGCACCATTTCTGACTCTGTGTTTGTCTTTGTAGAGGTCATCAGACGGTGCATTCATGAAGTTGTACAGCCTGAGCGTGTTCTATAAAGGTGCGTCAGGGGTTAAACTTCTGAAAGCCGCCTACGATGTCTCCTCTTTCAGTTTCTTCCAGAGGTCCAGGTAAGGAATGAAAGATCtttcagtcatataaatactgtggctaccagagcaggtcagaggctgggaatcctgcggagagtaactcacctcctgactccccccaaagcctgtccaccatctacaagtcacaagtcaggagtgtgatagaatactccccacttgcctggatgagtgcagctccaacaacactcaagaagctcaacaccatccaggacaaagcagccccgcttgatcggcaccccatccacaaacattcactccctcccccaccgcgcacagtggcagccgtgtgtaccatctacaagatgcactgcagcaactcaccgaggctcctagacagcaccttccaaattcatagaattcatagaagttacagtgcagaaggaggccatttggcccatcaagtctgcaccggctcttggaaagagcaccctacccaaggtccacaccgccaccctgtccccacaaccgagtaaccccacccaacactaagggaaattttggacactaagggcaatttagcatggtcagtccacctaacttgcacatctttggactgtgggaggaaaccggagcacccggaggaaacccacacacacactgggagaatgtgcagactccgcacagtgacccaagccgggaatcgaacctgggaccttggagctgtgaagcaattatgctaaccacaatgctaccgtgctgcccagatttaaAATTCTTTCGACcaagttgaagtcagaaataggaaaggagcagtcaccttgttaggagttttctataggccccccaatagtagcagagatgtggaggaacagattgggaaacagattttggaaaggtgcagaagtcatagggtagtagttatgggcgactttaacttcccaaatattgagtggaaactctttagatcaaatagtttggatggggtggtgtttgtgcagtgtgaccaggaagcttttctaatacagtatgttgattgtccgaccagaggggaggcaatattggatttggtacttggtaatgaaccagggcaagtgatagatttgttagtgggggagcattttggagatagtgaccacaattctgtgactcactttagtaatggagaaggataggtgcgtgcaacagggcaaggtttacaattggggaagggtaaatacgatgttgtcagacaagaattgaagtgcataagttgggaacataggctgtcagggaaggacacaagtgaaatgtggaacttgttcaaggaacaggtactacgtgtccttgatatgtatgtccctgtcaggcagggaagagatggtcgagtgagggaaccatggttgacaagagaggttgaatgtcttgttaagaggaaaaaggatacttatgtaatgctaaggaaacaaggttcagacagggcgctggagggatacaagatagccaggagggaactgaagaaagggattaggagagctaagagagggcatgaacaatctttggcgggtaggatcaaggaaaaccccaaggccttttacacatgtgagaaatatgagaatgactagagcgagggtaggtccgatcaagtacagtagcgggagattgtgtattgagtctgaagagataggagaggtcttgaacgagtacttttattctgtatttacaaatgagaggggccatattgttggagaggacaatgtgaaacagactggtaagctcgaggaaatacttgttaggaaggaagatgtgttgggcattttgaaaaacttgaggatagacaagtcccccgggcctgatgggatatatccaaggattctatggtaaGCAAGGGATGaagttgcagagccgttggcaatgatcttttcgtcctcactgtcaacaggggtggtaccaggggattggagagtggcgaatgtcgtgcccctgttcaaaaaagggactagggataaccctgggaattacaggccagttagtcttactttggtggcaggcaaagtaatggaaagggtactgaaggataggatttctgagcatctggaaagacactgcttgattcgggatagtcagcacggatttgtgaggggtaggtcttgccttacaagttattgaattctttgaggtgaccaagcatgtggatgaaggtaaagcagtggatgtagtgtacatggattttagtaaagcatttgataaggttccccatggtaggcttatgcagaaagtaaggaggcatgggatagtgggaaatttggccagttggataacgaactggctaaccgctagaagtcagagagtggtggtggatggcaaatattcagcctggatcccagttaccagtggtgtaccgcagggatcagttctgggtcctctgctgtttgtgattttcattaatgacttggatgagggagttgaagggtgggtcagtaaatttgcagacgatacgaagattggtggagttgtggatagtgaggagggctgttgttggctgcaaagagacatagataggatgcagagctgggctgagaagtggcagatggagtttaaccctgaaaagtgtgaggttgtccattttggaaggacaagtatgaatgcagggaatacagggttaacggtagagttcttggcaatatggaggagcagagagatcttggggtctatgttcatacatctttgaaagttgccactcaagtggatagagctgtaaagaaggcctatggtgtgctagcgttcattaacagagggattgaatttaagagccgtggggtgatgatgcagctgtacaaaactttggtaaggccacatttggagtactgtgtacagttctggtcgcctcattttaggaaggatgtggaagctttggaaaaagtgcaaaggagatttaccaggatgttgcctggaatggagagtaggtcttacggggaaaggttgagggtgctaggccttttctcattagaacggagaaggatgaggggcgacttgatagaggtttataagatgatcggggaatagatagagtagacagtccgagactttttccccgggtggaacaaaccattacaaggtgacataaatttaaggtgaatggtggaagatatagggggggatggcagaggtaggttctttacccagagagtagtgggggcatggaatgcactgcctgtggaagtagttgagtcggaaacattaggaaccttcaagcagctattggataggtacatggattacggtagaatgatatagcgtagattaatttgttcttaagggcagcacggtagcattgtggatagcacaattgcttcacagctccagggtcccaggttcgattccggcttgggtcactgtctgtgtggagtctgcacgtcctccccgtgtgtgcgtgggtttcctccgggtgctccggtttcctcccacagtccaaagatgtgcaggttaggtgaattggccatgataaattgcccttcgtgttgggtggaggtgttgaccttgagtagagtgctctttccaagagccggtgcagactcaatgggccgaatggcctcctgcactgtaaatgatatgataatctatgattaatctaggacaaaggttcggcacaacatcatgggccgaagggcctgttctgtgctgtatttttctatgttctaagttttGTTTAGCGGATATTAAATGCTTAACTGCTACAGTTAGATTTAGGTTTACATTTAGATAAGTTCTTATTATTTACATTTGCATAGCGACATTGCACACTCTTTCATTTATTATATTGGCAGTTTTGAGTATCTGTACGATATAGTCAAACTTGCAAATCcgtgaccatctagaaggacgagcagcagataacctgggaaccccaccacctggaggttcccctccaagtcactcaccatcccgacttggaaatccatcggccgttccttcgctgtcgcagggtcaaaatcctggagctccctccctaacagcactgtgggtgtacctacaccacacggactgcagcggctcaagaaggcggctcacccaccaccttctcaaggggcaatcggGCAGTAAATAGGAACGTTacgatgcagaaagaggccattcaaatggcccatcgcatctgtgctAAAACATAAACGAACCACCCGTTCTAACCCCATCATCCAGCACgcggtccgcagccttgcagattccACCACCTCAgacgcagatccaggtacctttcaaaCGAGCTTAGCCTTTCTGCCTCAAACGCTAACGTAGGCCGTgaaatccagaccccccccccccaccctctgggtgacccatgtcccctctaatccttctaccagacACCTTACATCTATGaccccctcagctggggggggagAACAGGTCTTCCTGTCTGCCTTGACTCGGCCCCTCTCGGCGTTAGTCAGCCTCCTCTGTGCTGAGGAAAATTACCCCAGCCCATCCAATCTCTCCTGATGTCTACCATTTTCAAGCCCGAGAAACATTCTTGTGACTCTCCTCTAgagcaatgaaaatgaaatgaaaattgcttattgtcacaagtaggcttcaaatgaaaactgtgaaaagcccctagtcaccatattccggcgcctgttcaaggaggctgttacgggaattgaaccatgctgctggcctcccttggtctgctttcaaagccagcgatttagccctgtgctaaacagcccctaataatGCCCTTACTGCCGTGCAGTGACCAGAACGGTACGCCCAACCCTTATCTGTCGCCCAACCAGCCTTTTATGCACTTCCATCAttgcatccctgcttttgtattcaactcTCGCCCAATGACCTCCTTGTCCTGCCACCTCCTGGGACCTGTGGGTGTGCATTCCCCAAGGACCCCCAGCCAGCGTCCTCCCGTTTTATTGACTTTTCCCCTTGCTTTATTTGCCCCCCTCAAGAGTTTCCACATCGAATTCCCATTTGCCACGTTTCTGTCATTGTGGGGTCGACGGCGGTCGTCTTCGCgttgtgccgtctgcaaatttcTTCAATCAGGCCACCCGCACTCGAGTCGCATATCATGGGCAAACAGCAAAGGGACCCGACACGGCGCCCTGTGGAACGCTACAGGAAACCGGTTTCCATTCGCTGGCCTGGCTGACAAtgccccacatcccgtgaatgaatatgtTTCCAAAAAATAAGATGGCGGGGGGAGGGACCTGGCGAGTTGCCTTGAGAATGCAAAGAAGGGTTAACCCGATGGCCACATCTTCTGTCTGCCCTCTGGTTCAAGGTAAGGGGCACTATCGGAGGAAGCTAGCCTCTCAATTAATCGGTCTTCGTGTTGGCCACTGCCCTGCCCTTATCTCAGTTGCATTGGGGAAGTGCAGAGCTGAGGGTAGTGCCCCCCCAGCGTTGCACTTGCAACTGGGTCCCGGTAGCCCTTTTTAGATGTCTCCTGGTTTGTCAACCAggctgaaaaaagggatcttgtcgAGTGCAGCGGGGGGAGGCACTAATTTGTTGCCCCAATGTATATGTACCTGAGCATCTGAACTTTATTTAAGGTAAAGATTCCCCCTCTTGCGGAGACACTGCGGGCCTGAATTTGTACCCTTCGTGGCACCAACGGTTCAAGGAAAAGGTTATTTGCAAACCTTTGTGTTGTCGCAGTTTCACCTCTGAAGGGGTTCAGAGAAAATGCCCGTGGCAGCCAATTGTCGTCCCCAACTCTTTGACCCAATCTGCTACAATTGGGGGCTGTCAAATGTGCACCGATGCCCCTCCCACCGCCCTAAACCTCCTAATGATCAATGGAGAGACCGCACTTTCCTTGAGCTGTTTGCGTTCCTCTTCCGTGAAGAGGGAGAGTAGCCGGATGGCTCAGGAGGCGTGGAGTAAGGCTTCCTGACAGCTCCCCCTTGTGGTGGCCTGGTCACCGGGCACCGGGCTGCTCTCGCTTTCCCCGGCCGTCGTTCGTAACGGGGCGCCTTTTCTTTCTGACTGACCTGCCGCCGATTCCGTGTTCTGAGTTGCTTGCGCTAAGAACCGCACTTGAATTCACTCTTCTGCTTGGCACCCGCAGCGTCCAGGAGTTTATGACCTTCACCAGTCAGCTGATTGTGGACCGTTCACATATCGGGAGCCGGGCGGCGGTGAAAGAACAAGGTGAGCATCAACATGTCCAGTAAGGGGCAGTTGCGTCGTACTAAAGCCTTGTGATGTTTCAATGATCGGGACAGATGCACAAAAGCAAAATTTCGGAGGGAGCAGCAGGTTATACcgcgctgattggttggcagtgTCGACTCTGCTCGAAGCGTTGCCATGGAGAGTGCACCAGTCAACTATTGTCCATGGCGACACGTCGACCTGCCAACCAATCGTCACCCTTTTTCCCTACAGCATAGATTGACGCTCCCTCCGAAATTTGGTATTCTTTCATCTGACCTGATGAATGAGAGgcgaaaagcttcgacagcatgtgtAAATTCCAATTGGTGTCCCGATTTCATCCATCTGCCTATTGGTTTCTCTCGTAGCGACTGGCTGGCTCTTAAGTAACTCAAATGTTGTCCGTAAAATTCAGACACCGACTGGTTTATTGTTCAactgttttacccaggtgcccttatttgccagATTAAGGACAGACACAGGTTCACAATTCAATCCAATTTATTTTCAAACACAAAATGGTTGTCCCCCCCCCAAATTATACCAATTATAATATGTCGAAGATTCTCAATGCTACCCTTGCCGATGAACTGGATTGAGCTGTGGGTCCAATCAATCCTTCGAGTCACGGTCGCCTCAGGGTCTTCGTCTGCGAAAGTGGGCCTCGCTTGCCTCTTCCGTCCCTTCCCTGGTCCACCGTGGAATCTTCTCTGCTGCCTCCCACGTCGCGTCGTCGCTGGGGAGCGTCTCTGGCTGCCCCGTATCTCCCTCTTCATGCCCTTCCAGAAGCTTCTCTGGTGCCAtaaagtctggcttcatctgggcgATCCGTTGGAATGGGACCGATGATCACCCCGATGTCTTGTTTACAGCACAGGCCCAGACTAGCCCCAGCTGTCTGTATCTGTACCGTGTATTCGAGTTTGTCCGTCTGACTTCCCATCAGGCCTCACTGAGGTTTTAATTAAAATGGCCGATTCTTAAGTTAAAACGTCCAATTGGATATCGGGCCTAAAACGCAGGCTGTTGGCCGTTTTACTACACCAACATTTGCGCGCCCAAAATCTCTACTCATATTTTTAGTGTATTCTTGCAAAAGCTAGCAAATATTTAGAATGAACTGGATTGTACCGTGTCACGTCGATCCCACAATCCTCACTGACCGTTCACCCCTTCCGTTTTTTCCAGATTACCTGTGCCACGTCTGCATACGGAATGACTCCTTATCAGGGGTGGCGATCGCGGACAGCGAGTACCCATCGCGGGTCTGCTTCTCGCTGCTCGACAAGGTATGGGTCCGCGCGCCCCGGAGACTGTGAGCATCACCTAGGAAACCGGGGCAGGGGAAGACCCCAGGGGTTGGGCTCCCCCTCGTGCCGGCTCTACCGTTCACATTCCCGGCCCCATCCACGTactttttgttccccccccccccccctccccagagacTCAGAAATCTGGTCTACCCCGCGGCCTTGCCCGCCCAGCCCCTGTGGCCTTGTCTGCCCCGGAAACTTTGACCGCTCATGCCTCCCCCAATAGATTATCACAAGACGGAGGGGGGGCATTTGGCCTCTCTAGCCAAAACGATGCATTCAGCTCTTGCCTTGTATGTGTAACAATTTGCGTAtaaaagtaatttttttttttttgtttaaagttAAATTTCTGTCTCCAGTCCTTGTAGTCAGCTgtagctgcccccccccctccccacctccatgtCTGGAATCCCAAACTACCTTTAAGTCGAGGAAATGCGTGAACTTCGAGGAGAGGCTGAGAAGGGTGCTGGTGGGATGCCTCAGGCACTTGACGAAGGGCAGTGAGTCTGACGGGGCAGTCGCAGAGTTGAAAGGTGTGTCATACCCCGCCTGTGTTTTGGGTTTTAGGTGTTGGACGACTTCGGCAAGCAGGTGGACAGGATAGAATGGCCCACGGGGTCTCCGGAGGTGATCCGCTATGCCGGACTGGAAGCCCACCTCGCCCGTTACCAGGTACTGCGTCGCTCTTCCCCGAGACGTGCAATTGACCGATTAATCTCGTCGTGGGGAGGGTCAAGTGCGACATTGCCGTTCCCTCTGGCCTCCGCCCCAGGAGCGGCTGACTGTGAAACGGATCATACTGCGCTGGCTTTCAACAGCTTAAGAGTGCAAAGAATTCACCACCTTCCCTCCCAAGCTGGCCCCAGTAGTCGGGCTAAAGGCGATCTCGTTGAGTTGATCACTTCACGCCGAGAAGGTGTCAACAGAACGGTATCGTGCAATACGATTGTGTCCAAACTGTTTCTCATCTCACTCCCCTTGCCCTTTCTGCCTAACCCTGCCAATGATTCCTTGTCGTACATTTATTCTACTCCCTGTTGAACGTTACAATTGAAGCTGCTTGCTCCCCCCTTTCCAGGCAGCGAGCCCCAGATCGCAACCTGCTGTGTTCAAATAAAAGAAGTTCAACTTATCCCCTTGACTCTTTTTCGCTGGTTACCTTTTTAAATCTTG contains:
- the LOC140396993 gene encoding synaptobrevin homolog YKT6, which codes for MKLYSLSVFYKGASGVKLLKAAYDVSSFSFFQRSSVQEFMTFTSQLIVDRSHIGSRAAVKEQDYLCHVCIRNDSLSGVAIADSEYPSRVCFSLLDKVLDDFGKQVDRIEWPTGSPEVIRYAGLEAHLARYQNPREADPMSKVQAELDETKVILHNTMESLLERGEKLDDLVSKSEVLGTQSKAFYKTARKQNSCCEIM